A window of Pseudodesulfovibrio hydrargyri contains these coding sequences:
- a CDS encoding acetate kinase yields MHILVINSGSSSLKYQLIDMAGDRVMASGLIERIGEDMGSITQKSNPDKWPDARSVEHRPIPDHKAAMGLMVEKLIGEEWGVIGSLTDIDAVGHRVVQGGESFSSPVLVDAAVVETIRANVPLAPLHAANLVGIEAALELFPGTPNVTVFDTEFHQTMPPKAFLYPVPMDLYEELRIRKYGFHGTSHKYVTREAAKFLGKPVDGIDLITAHLGNGCSMAAVKNGRCADTTMGLTPLAGLMMGTRSGDVDPALFPFIARHKKMSVTEVDALLNKQSGLLGVCGSSDMRDVHAAREKGNETAQLAFEMFAYRVKARIGAYLAVLGRADAVVFTAGIGENDAFVRAEACAGLEGLGIKLSPERNESREPGVRRISADDSPVAVLVVPTNEELEIAHATKALVEA; encoded by the coding sequence ATGCATATCCTGGTCATCAACTCCGGCAGCTCCTCGCTCAAATACCAGCTCATCGACATGGCAGGCGACCGGGTCATGGCCTCGGGCCTGATCGAACGCATCGGCGAGGACATGGGCTCCATCACCCAGAAATCCAACCCGGACAAGTGGCCCGACGCCCGGTCCGTGGAGCACAGGCCCATCCCGGACCACAAGGCGGCCATGGGGCTGATGGTCGAGAAGCTCATCGGCGAGGAGTGGGGCGTCATCGGCTCCCTGACCGACATCGACGCCGTGGGGCACCGCGTGGTCCAAGGCGGCGAGTCCTTCTCGAGCCCGGTCCTGGTGGACGCGGCGGTGGTCGAGACCATCCGCGCGAACGTCCCGCTGGCCCCGCTGCACGCCGCCAACCTGGTGGGCATCGAGGCCGCCCTGGAACTCTTTCCCGGCACGCCCAACGTGACCGTGTTCGACACCGAATTCCACCAGACCATGCCGCCCAAGGCATTCCTCTACCCGGTACCCATGGACCTCTACGAGGAGTTGAGAATCCGCAAGTACGGCTTTCACGGGACCTCGCACAAGTACGTCACCCGAGAGGCCGCCAAGTTCCTGGGCAAGCCCGTGGACGGGATCGACCTGATCACCGCCCACCTGGGCAACGGCTGCTCCATGGCGGCGGTCAAGAACGGCAGATGCGCGGACACGACCATGGGGCTGACGCCCCTGGCCGGGCTGATGATGGGCACCCGCTCGGGCGACGTGGACCCGGCCCTGTTCCCGTTCATCGCCCGGCACAAGAAGATGAGCGTGACCGAGGTGGACGCCCTGCTGAACAAGCAGAGCGGCCTGCTCGGCGTCTGCGGCTCAAGCGACATGCGCGACGTGCACGCGGCGCGCGAAAAGGGTAACGAGACGGCCCAGCTCGCCTTCGAGATGTTCGCCTACCGGGTCAAGGCGCGGATCGGGGCGTACCTGGCCGTGCTCGGCCGGGCCGACGCCGTGGTCTTCACCGCGGGCATCGGCGAGAACGACGCCTTTGTCCGGGCCGAGGCCTGCGCCGGGCTGGAAGGGCTCGGCATCAAACTTTCCCCGGAGCGCAACGAGTCGCGCGAACCGGGCGTGCGGCGCATCAGCGCCGACGACAGCCCGGTGGCCGTGCTGGTGGTCCCGACCAACGAGGAGTTGGAGATCGCCCATGCCACCAAGGCCCTGGTTGAGGCATAA